A single region of the bacterium genome encodes:
- the coaE gene encoding dephospho-CoA kinase (Dephospho-CoA kinase (CoaE) performs the final step in coenzyme A biosynthesis.): MSRGPLRIGLTGGIGSGKTLVARLFQDFGAAIVDADAIAREVTAPGGPAYEGVVSAFGPTVVRADGTLDRKALAGLVFADAAARRRLNALTHPHIRRRMAEEASRLGSAPGVEVIVLDIPLLLETTDGRDLGLDGIVVVDADDDVRVGRLVARDGFSEAEARRRLAVQMPLREKVARADWVIDNNGSPEHTREQVQTLWETLRTRRPAS, translated from the coding sequence ATGAGCCGCGGGCCGCTCCGGATCGGGCTGACGGGCGGCATCGGGAGCGGGAAGACCCTGGTCGCCCGGCTGTTCCAGGACTTCGGGGCCGCGATCGTAGACGCGGACGCCATTGCACGTGAGGTGACAGCACCCGGCGGGCCTGCGTATGAGGGGGTCGTTTCCGCGTTCGGCCCAACCGTGGTCCGCGCCGACGGGACCCTCGACCGGAAGGCCTTGGCCGGTCTGGTATTCGCCGACGCCGCTGCCCGCCGGCGGTTGAACGCCCTGACCCACCCCCATATCCGCCGGCGCATGGCGGAGGAGGCGTCGCGTCTCGGCTCGGCGCCGGGAGTCGAGGTGATCGTGCTGGATATCCCGCTGCTGCTCGAGACCACCGACGGCCGCGACCTCGGCCTCGATGGGATCGTTGTGGTCGACGCGGACGACGACGTGCGCGTCGGCCGGCTCGTGGCGCGGGATGGGTTCTCGGAAGCCGAGGCCCGCCGCCGGCTGGCCGTCCAGATGCCCCTGCGAGAAAAGGTGGCTCGGGCCGATTGGGTCATCGATAACAATGGATCCCCCGAGCATACCCGCGAGCAGGTTCAGACGCTCTGGGAGACGCTTCGGACGCGGCGCCCCGCATCCTAA